The following are from one region of the Halomonas qaidamensis genome:
- a CDS encoding ABC transporter permease gives MRLIQTLASRLLRLALVLLCVAAVSFGLVMLSPINPVDAYLGPQMAQVSPEQRDLIAEKWGFDASPAVQFGHWLSQLLSGELGWSHIYNQPVSEVITQRFQRSFLLLGSAWLMSLAVGFALGIIAGAKEGSLLDRLISGYAYIIASTPAFWLGMLAVMLFSVYLGWTPTCCAGPVGVLNQDVSTLTRLHHLVLPITTLALLGIATITLHTRARMIALMNSDIALHAFAQGASRSDIAWRHGLRHASLPALTLAFASLGELFGGSLLIEQVFAYPGLGQATIEAGLRSDVPLLLGIALFTALFVSVGNLIADSLYPLIDPRMAKEQP, from the coding sequence GTGCGGTTGATTCAGACACTAGCAAGCCGCCTACTACGGCTAGCGTTGGTGTTGCTATGCGTCGCTGCAGTGTCATTTGGGTTAGTCATGCTCTCACCAATTAACCCTGTGGATGCCTACCTTGGCCCACAAATGGCACAGGTCAGCCCTGAGCAGCGCGACTTGATCGCTGAAAAGTGGGGCTTTGATGCCTCGCCTGCCGTTCAATTTGGTCATTGGCTAAGCCAATTGCTAAGTGGCGAGTTAGGTTGGAGCCATATCTACAATCAACCGGTTAGCGAGGTTATCACTCAGCGTTTCCAACGCTCGTTTCTCTTGCTGGGTAGCGCTTGGCTAATGTCGTTGGCTGTCGGCTTTGCGCTGGGCATCATCGCGGGTGCGAAAGAAGGTTCATTACTTGACCGGCTGATTAGTGGCTACGCCTATATAATCGCCTCAACACCTGCTTTTTGGCTTGGCATGCTGGCAGTAATGCTGTTCTCCGTTTATCTCGGCTGGACCCCAACCTGCTGCGCCGGGCCTGTAGGCGTACTCAACCAAGACGTTAGCACGCTGACGCGATTACACCATTTAGTACTACCGATAACGACACTGGCTCTGCTAGGTATTGCCACCATCACCCTTCATACCCGCGCACGCATGATAGCGCTGATGAACTCCGACATTGCCCTCCACGCTTTCGCTCAAGGGGCCAGCCGATCTGATATCGCCTGGCGTCATGGCCTACGTCATGCCAGCCTCCCAGCACTAACACTCGCTTTCGCATCACTGGGTGAGTTGTTTGGCGGCTCCCTATTAATTGAGCAGGTATTTGCCTACCCAGGCCTTGGTCAAGCCACCATTGAAGCAGGACTTCGCAGCGATGTTCCCCTACTTCTTGGGATAGCACTGTTTACCGCGCTGTTTGTAAGTGTCGGAAACCTGATCGCAGATAGCCTGTACCCACTTATCGACCCGCGCATGGCAAAGGAACAGCCATGA
- a CDS encoding ABC transporter substrate-binding protein, whose product MRRTILLGLAATCVALSSPAFSKDQLVLAIGGEPEQGFDPLLGWGQYGSPLFQSTLLTRNHDHSPEAGLATAWALSEDRLTWTLTLRDDARFGDGTPLTAKDVVYTFNAAKQAGGRADLSALNKASAIDNTTVEISLNAPRITFIDQLMTLGIVPNASRDNGYREDYGRRPLGSGPYRLVEWQEGEQLIVERNPYFYGPLPAFERLVFVFTGEESTLSAAHAGQLDLAAVPPALATNLPNHMQRIVMESVDNRGILFPMQPATGEQAASGAPIGNDVTSDLAIRQAINLALDRETLVDVALNGFGRPAFGPADGLPWSLDDEAFTAPDSDRANTILDAAGWERRSDGLRYKNGQPARFRLTYSVSDTTRQLLAQVSAEMVRPLGIEMQPTGLHWDEIQREALHQDAIVFGFGSHSPQEVYYLFHSQHAGFGFYNSGYYTNPIVDSHLEAAQAAAGAEEANRHWQAAQWDGNTGYGFRGDASWAWLVNLTHVYAANTCLDLGELGIAPHGHGWPITANLLEWRWTCG is encoded by the coding sequence ATGCGTCGCACTATCTTACTGGGTCTGGCGGCTACGTGCGTAGCGCTTAGCTCCCCCGCCTTCAGCAAAGATCAATTAGTTTTGGCGATAGGTGGTGAACCCGAACAGGGCTTCGACCCACTGTTGGGCTGGGGCCAATACGGTAGCCCGCTTTTTCAATCGACGCTGCTGACACGTAACCATGATCATTCTCCGGAAGCCGGCTTAGCAACCGCATGGGCACTGTCAGAAGATCGACTCACCTGGACGCTCACTCTTCGCGATGATGCCCGCTTTGGTGACGGCACACCGCTGACTGCCAAAGATGTTGTCTACACCTTTAATGCCGCCAAGCAAGCTGGCGGCCGAGCCGATTTAAGTGCTCTAAACAAAGCCAGCGCCATTGATAACACAACCGTAGAAATCTCTTTAAACGCGCCGCGTATTACCTTTATTGATCAGCTAATGACGCTCGGCATCGTTCCTAACGCTAGTAGAGACAACGGTTATCGAGAAGATTACGGCAGACGACCGCTTGGCTCAGGCCCTTATCGCCTAGTCGAATGGCAAGAGGGTGAGCAACTAATTGTTGAGCGGAATCCCTATTTCTATGGCCCCTTACCGGCCTTTGAACGACTAGTGTTTGTATTTACTGGCGAGGAGTCTACGTTAAGTGCGGCCCATGCCGGGCAGCTTGACCTTGCTGCGGTACCACCAGCGCTTGCCACCAACCTGCCAAATCATATGCAGCGCATCGTCATGGAAAGCGTTGATAATCGAGGTATTTTATTTCCTATGCAGCCTGCCACAGGCGAGCAGGCCGCGTCTGGCGCTCCTATCGGTAACGATGTAACGTCTGATCTCGCCATTCGCCAAGCTATCAACCTGGCACTGGATCGCGAAACGCTAGTAGATGTTGCTCTGAACGGTTTTGGCCGTCCCGCGTTTGGCCCTGCCGATGGGCTACCCTGGAGCCTTGATGACGAAGCCTTTACAGCACCTGACAGTGATCGTGCCAATACAATACTTGATGCAGCTGGCTGGGAGCGCCGTTCCGACGGGCTACGCTATAAAAACGGCCAGCCCGCCCGTTTTCGGCTGACCTACTCCGTCAGTGACACCACTCGCCAACTACTCGCTCAGGTAAGCGCCGAGATGGTACGCCCCCTGGGCATTGAGATGCAGCCGACTGGCCTTCACTGGGACGAAATACAGCGTGAAGCATTGCACCAAGACGCCATTGTATTTGGCTTTGGTAGTCACAGCCCACAAGAAGTGTACTACCTGTTTCATAGCCAGCACGCAGGGTTTGGCTTCTATAACAGTGGTTACTACACAAACCCAATAGTGGATAGTCACTTAGAGGCTGCTCAAGCAGCCGCTGGAGCAGAAGAAGCTAACCGTCACTGGCAAGCCGCCCAGTGGGATGGCAATACAGGCTATGGATTTAGAGGTGATGCTAGTTGGGCATGGTTGGTTAACCTCACCCATGTGTATGCCGCCAACACCTGTCTGGATCTTGGAGAGTTAGGCATTGCTCCTCACGGCCACGGCTGGCCGATTACCGCCAACCTGCTTGAGTGGCGATGGACGTGCGGTTGA
- the nikR gene encoding nickel-responsive transcriptional regulator NikR, with protein sequence MQRVTVTLDEDLLSEVDALMHARGYQNRSETIRDLTRSGLKQAKEEVAPEAPCMGALVYVYDHAARDLSKRLTRHSHDHHDLTLSTLHVHINQDSCLEVALLKGQGSALKQFSDEVTSSRSVRYGQLVIIPEE encoded by the coding sequence ATGCAACGAGTAACGGTAACGCTGGATGAAGACCTGCTGAGCGAGGTTGATGCATTGATGCATGCACGCGGCTACCAAAACCGCTCAGAGACGATACGCGATTTAACACGGAGTGGGTTAAAGCAAGCCAAAGAGGAGGTTGCGCCCGAAGCGCCGTGCATGGGGGCGCTCGTTTATGTTTACGATCATGCAGCGCGGGATTTATCGAAACGCTTAACCCGACACTCTCATGATCATCATGATCTAACGCTATCGACGCTTCATGTGCATATTAATCAGGATAGCTGTCTGGAAGTGGCGCTATTAAAGGGACAGGGTAGCGCTTTAAAGCAGTTTTCTGATGAAGTGACATCGTCACGTAGCGTGCGCTATGGCCAGTTAGTGATTATCCCTGAGGAGTAA
- a CDS encoding FKBP-type peptidyl-prolyl cis-trans isomerase has protein sequence MQIAQNSVVAFHYTLTNDAGEVLDSSEGREPLTYLHGAGNIIPGLEKELEGRAEGDKLNVKVTPEEGYGEVQEQLMQEVPRDAFQGVESIEPGMQFQAQTQGGPLMVTVKKVEGDTVVVDGNHPLAGQHLNFDVEIATVREASQEEVEHGHVHGEGGVEH, from the coding sequence ATGCAAATTGCGCAAAACTCGGTTGTCGCGTTCCACTACACCCTGACCAATGATGCAGGTGAAGTGCTAGACAGTTCCGAAGGCCGTGAGCCGCTGACGTATCTACACGGCGCTGGCAATATTATTCCGGGTCTGGAAAAAGAACTCGAAGGCCGTGCCGAAGGCGATAAGCTGAACGTAAAAGTAACCCCAGAAGAGGGCTACGGTGAAGTTCAAGAACAGCTGATGCAAGAAGTACCTCGCGATGCGTTCCAAGGTGTTGAAAGCATTGAGCCAGGCATGCAGTTCCAAGCTCAGACTCAAGGCGGCCCGCTAATGGTTACCGTCAAGAAAGTGGAAGGCGACACAGTTGTGGTTGATGGCAACCACCCACTGGCTGGTCAGCACCTTAACTTTGACGTTGAGATTGCGACCGTTCGTGAAGCAAGCCAGGAAGAAGTCGAGCACGGTCACGTGCACGGCGAAGGCGGCGTAGAGCACTAA
- a CDS encoding outer membrane lipoprotein: MKRLLPIAALSILTLAGCANTAPYSGDVYRGNQAQTGQSVTYGTIVAVRPVQIQADSRTGNLLGGGGGAVIGGLLGSQVGGGSGRQLATVAGALGGAIAGTAAEDRANRINALEMEIRRDDGTDVIVVQSADRQYQAGQRVRLIGSGANLSVAPY, from the coding sequence ATGAAACGTTTACTACCGATTGCAGCATTGAGCATTCTCACGCTGGCAGGCTGTGCAAACACTGCGCCTTATTCAGGTGATGTATACCGTGGCAATCAAGCGCAAACAGGCCAAAGCGTCACCTATGGCACCATCGTTGCGGTTCGTCCTGTACAAATCCAGGCTGACAGCCGTACAGGCAACTTGTTGGGCGGCGGCGGCGGCGCTGTCATCGGCGGCCTGTTGGGTAGCCAAGTAGGTGGCGGCTCTGGTCGTCAGTTAGCCACCGTCGCGGGCGCATTGGGTGGTGCCATTGCTGGTACTGCGGCAGAAGACCGCGCAAACCGTATTAATGCATTAGAAATGGAAATCCGTCGTGATGATGGCACCGACGTCATCGTAGTACAGAGCGCTGACCGTCAGTATCAAGCCGGGCAACGTGTTCGCTTGATTGGTAGTGGCGCTAACTTGAGCGTAGCTCCCTACTAA
- a CDS encoding isocitrate lyase: MSGLLDDIKAMAQLREAQGGKWEAIKPEYAARMRAQNRFHTGLDIARYTAKIMREDMAAYDADTSKYTQSLGCWHGFIGQQKMISIKKHFGTTKRSYLYLSGWMVAALRSEFGPLPDQSMHEKTSVANLIEELYTFLKQADAWELNHLFRALDDAKEAGDSAKEQELISKIDNYETHIVPIIADIDAGFGNAEATYLLAKKFIQAGACCIQLENQVSDEKQCGHQDGKVTVPHEDFLAKINAVRYAFLELGIEDGVIVARTDSLGAGLTQKIAVTNEPGDLGDQYNSFLDGDVIENASDINNGDVVIKQNGKLVKPKRLASGLYQFKPGTGEDRVVLDCITSLQNGADLLWIETEKPHVGQIASMVNRIRDVVPDAKLVYNNSPSFNWTLNFRQQVFDAWEKEGKDVSAYQRDKLMGVEYDNTELGQLADEWTRNFQRDGAREAGIFHHLITLPTYHTAALSTDNLAKGYFGDEGMLAYVAGVQRQEIRQGIATVRHQDMAGSNIGDDHKEFFHGDAALKAGGKDNTMNQFG; this comes from the coding sequence ATGTCAGGACTGCTCGACGATATCAAAGCAATGGCCCAACTGCGCGAAGCTCAAGGCGGCAAATGGGAAGCGATCAAACCTGAATACGCTGCACGCATGCGTGCTCAGAACCGTTTCCATACCGGTTTGGACATTGCACGTTACACGGCAAAAATTATGCGTGAAGACATGGCAGCCTACGATGCTGATACGTCTAAGTACACGCAGTCTCTGGGGTGCTGGCATGGTTTTATTGGCCAGCAAAAAATGATTTCCATTAAAAAACATTTTGGTACTACCAAGCGTAGCTACCTTTACCTTTCAGGCTGGATGGTTGCTGCCCTGCGCTCTGAATTTGGCCCGCTGCCCGATCAGTCAATGCATGAAAAAACGTCGGTCGCTAATCTAATTGAAGAGCTTTACACCTTCTTGAAGCAAGCAGACGCATGGGAACTTAACCACCTTTTCCGTGCCCTGGATGATGCTAAAGAAGCAGGCGATAGCGCTAAAGAACAAGAGCTGATCAGCAAAATCGACAACTACGAGACGCATATCGTACCGATCATTGCTGACATCGATGCTGGCTTTGGTAATGCCGAAGCAACGTACCTGCTGGCCAAAAAATTCATCCAGGCGGGTGCTTGCTGTATCCAGCTTGAAAACCAGGTTTCCGATGAGAAGCAGTGCGGCCACCAAGATGGCAAAGTCACCGTTCCCCACGAAGACTTCCTGGCTAAAATCAATGCAGTGCGTTACGCCTTCCTTGAGCTTGGCATTGAAGATGGCGTTATCGTGGCGCGTACCGACTCGCTAGGCGCAGGTCTTACTCAGAAAATTGCAGTCACCAATGAACCCGGCGATCTGGGCGACCAGTACAACAGCTTCTTGGATGGCGATGTCATCGAAAATGCTAGCGATATCAATAACGGCGACGTAGTCATCAAGCAAAATGGCAAGCTAGTTAAGCCAAAACGGTTGGCATCAGGCCTCTACCAGTTCAAACCAGGTACCGGCGAAGACCGCGTTGTGCTTGACTGTATCACCAGCCTGCAAAACGGTGCCGACCTGCTGTGGATTGAAACTGAGAAGCCCCACGTTGGCCAAATCGCCAGCATGGTTAATCGTATCCGCGATGTTGTGCCTGATGCGAAGCTGGTTTACAACAACTCACCGTCGTTTAACTGGACGCTGAACTTCCGCCAGCAAGTATTCGATGCCTGGGAAAAAGAAGGCAAAGATGTGTCTGCTTACCAGCGTGACAAGCTGATGGGTGTTGAGTACGACAACACCGAGCTTGGTCAGCTAGCAGATGAGTGGACACGTAACTTCCAGCGTGACGGCGCTCGTGAAGCAGGTATCTTCCACCACCTGATCACGCTGCCGACCTACCACACGGCCGCACTCTCCACTGACAACTTGGCAAAAGGTTACTTTGGCGACGAAGGCATGCTGGCCTACGTTGCAGGAGTACAGCGCCAGGAAATTCGTCAGGGCATCGCTACTGTACGGCACCAGGACATGGCTGGCTCTAACATTGGCGACGATCATAAAGAGTTTTTCCACGGTGATGCAGCCCTTAAAGCCGGCGGTAAAGACAACACCATGAACCAGTTCGGCTAA
- a CDS encoding GNAT family N-acetyltransferase has translation MSTTTIINGDWSTLKDEASEIRRVVFIEEQCVPQEEEWDGRDEECRHFIAYFEGQPVGTARLLPDGHIGRVAVVDGARGAGIGYQLMEAAIQAAQEAGHHHVALSAQLHALAFYQRLGFIAHGDIFMDAGIPHREMSLTL, from the coding sequence GTGTCGACGACAACAATCATTAACGGTGATTGGAGTACGCTAAAGGACGAAGCCTCCGAAATACGCCGCGTGGTGTTTATCGAAGAGCAATGCGTACCGCAAGAGGAAGAATGGGATGGCCGTGACGAAGAGTGTCGCCATTTCATCGCCTATTTTGAGGGTCAGCCAGTGGGAACGGCACGACTGCTACCCGACGGCCATATTGGGCGTGTTGCGGTAGTAGATGGCGCGCGTGGCGCTGGCATTGGCTATCAACTCATGGAAGCTGCCATACAGGCTGCCCAAGAAGCTGGCCATCACCATGTAGCACTGAGCGCTCAGTTACACGCCCTAGCCTTTTATCAGCGCTTAGGTTTTATAGCGCATGGCGACATCTTTATGGATGCTGGAATACCTCATCGGGAGATGTCACTAACGCTGTAA
- a CDS encoding cupin domain-containing protein yields the protein MSQHDKPLTLLGDLTPEDFLANYWQQKPLLIRGAIPDFISPIDPDELAGLACEPGVEARLVEEKGPDGPWQVSHGPFDDATFERLPEGNWSLLVQAVDHYVPSIAALMDEFDFLPRWRLDDIMVSYAPPGGSVGPHIDQYDVFLLQASGHRRWQLGGKQPDNAPIIQGIDLRILETFEIEADSDWTLAPGDMLYLPPGWAHHGVSQTDDCMTISVGFRAPSADEAITSYADYLGEQLSDSHRYSDAGMAPASQVGEFDDAAVERMRQFVLSTLDNPEQIAQWFGRVMTQPKYIDQVAPLEVPMTEADLVAQLQHGEPLFHMPGSRFAWRSDANGTTLFVDGDGHPCSKELAKRLADPSPMYEDVLAIDGAAALITQLVNTGSLGFMGEEDDEE from the coding sequence ATGAGCCAACACGATAAGCCACTCACATTGTTGGGCGATTTAACGCCCGAAGACTTCTTGGCCAATTACTGGCAGCAGAAGCCGCTGCTGATTCGTGGCGCTATCCCCGATTTTATTAGCCCCATCGACCCCGATGAGCTAGCCGGGCTTGCCTGCGAACCCGGTGTAGAAGCGCGTCTTGTGGAAGAAAAAGGGCCTGATGGCCCCTGGCAGGTTTCACACGGCCCGTTTGACGACGCCACCTTTGAGCGGTTGCCGGAAGGCAACTGGAGTCTCCTGGTTCAAGCCGTTGATCACTACGTACCATCTATCGCTGCACTAATGGATGAATTTGATTTCCTTCCCCGCTGGCGATTGGACGACATCATGGTCAGCTATGCGCCGCCTGGCGGTAGCGTCGGCCCACATATCGACCAATACGATGTTTTCCTATTGCAGGCTAGCGGCCACCGACGCTGGCAACTAGGCGGCAAGCAGCCAGACAATGCGCCCATTATCCAAGGTATCGATCTACGTATTCTTGAAACCTTTGAGATTGAAGCTGACTCTGACTGGACGTTAGCACCAGGCGATATGCTCTACCTTCCCCCTGGTTGGGCGCACCATGGCGTTAGCCAAACCGACGACTGCATGACTATCTCGGTAGGGTTTAGGGCACCATCAGCGGATGAAGCCATTACATCCTACGCAGACTATCTCGGAGAGCAGCTTTCTGACTCTCACCGCTATAGCGATGCAGGCATGGCACCTGCCAGCCAAGTCGGTGAGTTCGATGATGCTGCCGTTGAGCGTATGCGCCAGTTCGTACTTTCCACTTTGGATAATCCTGAGCAAATAGCTCAGTGGTTCGGTCGCGTCATGACCCAACCGAAATATATTGACCAAGTAGCGCCCCTTGAAGTGCCAATGACTGAAGCTGACCTTGTTGCTCAACTACAACACGGTGAACCACTGTTTCATATGCCAGGTTCCCGCTTTGCTTGGCGAAGCGATGCCAACGGCACCACGCTCTTTGTAGACGGCGACGGACATCCTTGTTCAAAAGAACTTGCCAAGCGGCTTGCCGACCCGTCACCCATGTATGAAGACGTACTCGCCATTGATGGGGCGGCAGCCCTAATAACACAGTTAGTAAACACTGGAAGCTTAGGCTTTATGGGCGAAGAGGATGACGAGGAGTAG